The following are encoded in a window of Mycoplasmopsis verecunda genomic DNA:
- a CDS encoding class I SAM-dependent DNA methyltransferase, giving the protein MSSNSNFVKKMQNTMRTDAGISGDAQRIEQIVWMLFLKVYDAKEENTWEILESDYKSIIPEQYRWRNWAKSDMTGDNLIDFVNNKLFPTLKNLEIKEEDAIKKRIVVDVFADANNYMKDGVALRRAIDIIDELELDTKNDRHTFGDIYESILKDIQGAGNAGEFYTPRALTDFIVEVIDPKLNEKIADFACGTGGFLTSSIKYLDKKVSKASDREYLKNFYGVEKKPFPHLLAITNLLLHDVDTPNIIHGNSLERNVREYTSDEKFDVILMNPPYGGSERKEIQINFPSEIRGSETADLFIGLIMHRLKKNGRAAVILPDGFLFGADNAKTNLKKKLLSEFNLHTIIRLPGSVFAPYTSIATNILFFDNTPSKGEVWFYRMDMPKGYKHFSKTKPIELRHFKEVHEWLQSKHNILDDDGNYKAKKFSTKELKELDYNLDQCGVPHIEEEILLPNELINQYLNQRNEINEEINQVLNEISNILEIDLEVK; this is encoded by the coding sequence ATGAGTAGCAACTCGAATTTTGTAAAAAAAATGCAAAACACTATGCGAACTGATGCTGGTATCAGTGGTGATGCACAAAGAATTGAGCAAATAGTTTGAATGTTATTTCTTAAAGTTTATGATGCGAAAGAAGAAAATACTTGAGAGATTTTAGAAAGCGATTATAAGTCAATAATTCCAGAACAATATAGATGAAGAAATTGAGCTAAAAGTGATATGACAGGAGATAATTTAATAGATTTTGTTAACAATAAATTATTTCCTACATTAAAAAATTTAGAAATCAAAGAAGAAGATGCGATTAAGAAAAGAATTGTAGTGGATGTTTTTGCTGATGCAAATAACTATATGAAAGATGGAGTTGCACTAAGAAGAGCAATTGACATTATTGATGAATTAGAATTAGATACAAAAAATGATCGTCATACATTTGGTGATATTTATGAATCAATTCTTAAAGATATACAAGGAGCAGGTAATGCTGGTGAATTTTATACACCAAGAGCATTAACTGATTTTATTGTAGAAGTCATTGATCCGAAATTAAATGAAAAAATAGCTGATTTTGCTTGTGGTACTGGTGGATTTTTAACTTCAAGTATAAAATACTTAGATAAGAAAGTTTCTAAAGCATCAGATAGAGAATATCTAAAGAATTTTTATGGTGTTGAGAAAAAACCTTTTCCACATTTATTAGCTATAACTAATTTATTATTGCATGATGTTGATACTCCAAATATAATCCATGGGAATTCATTAGAAAGAAATGTAAGAGAATATACATCTGATGAAAAATTTGATGTAATTTTAATGAATCCACCTTATGGAGGAAGTGAAAGAAAAGAAATTCAAATTAATTTTCCTAGCGAAATAAGAGGAAGTGAAACAGCTGATTTATTTATTGGTCTAATTATGCATCGGCTTAAGAAAAATGGTAGAGCAGCTGTTATTTTACCTGATGGTTTTTTATTTGGAGCGGATAATGCAAAAACAAATTTAAAGAAAAAGTTATTAAGCGAATTTAACCTTCATACCATTATTCGTTTACCAGGTTCAGTTTTTGCTCCATATACATCAATAGCAACTAATATCTTATTCTTTGATAATACACCATCAAAAGGTGAAGTGTGATTTTATAGAATGGATATGCCAAAAGGTTACAAGCATTTTTCTAAAACTAAACCAATTGAATTAAGACACTTTAAAGAAGTTCATGAGTGATTACAAAGTAAACATAATATCTTAGATGATGATGGAAATTATAAAGCTAAAAAATTTAGCACTAAAGAGCTAAAAGAACTTGATTATAATTTGGACCAATGTGGTGTTCCACATATTGAAGAAGAAATTCTTTTACCTAATGAATTAATTAATCAATATTTAAATCAAAGAAATGAAATTAATGAAGAAATTAATCAAGTATTAAATGAAATATCAAATATTTTAGAAATTGATTTAGAGGTTAAATAA
- a CDS encoding restriction endonuclease subunit S — translation MTPDQLKKSILNYATCGKLTNQLDTDTDVNVLLEQIAKQKQELIDKKEIKASKNNYHIYKQDNKWYEEVSGKITDITDQIPYEIPKCWTWVRLSTISKTLPFVKTKNSGLKNQGKYPCVSQGNKLIDGYLDNDECLQKQHPVIIFGDHTRNIKYIDFDYIVVGDGLKIVRSFVNSKFLFYALTLFANKIKDRGYSRHWSLLNKLLFPLPPLEEQQRIVSKLEKLLPLVDKYSQLYNELKGLDDLISTHLKKSILNYATSGKLTNQLDTDTDVNVLLEQIAKQKQELIDKKEIKASKNNYHIYKQDNKWYEEVSGKITDITDQIPYEIPKCWTWVRLETVANSITDGVHQKPNYIKEGVKFISVKNINDGILDDKFSKYISENEFNSLFTEQKIPKKGDILYGKCGTIGVSTIVHNNEKYGLFVSLALIKLNKELISNKYINLVLSSPFLRLQGKLYTVGVGNKTIPLKSISKLLLPLPPLEEQQRIVDKLNELIPLIEKLK, via the coding sequence ATGACACCTGATCAACTTAAAAAATCAATTCTTAATTATGCTACTTGCGGGAAGTTAACTAATCAGTTAGATACTGATACAGATGTTAATGTTTTATTAGAACAAATAGCAAAACAAAAACAAGAATTAATTGATAAAAAAGAAATTAAAGCTTCTAAAAATAATTACCATATTTATAAACAAGATAATAAATGATATGAGGAAGTAAGTGGTAAGATAACTGATATTACTGATCAAATACCTTATGAGATACCTAAATGTTGAACTTGGGTGAGATTGTCAACAATATCTAAAACTCTACCATTTGTAAAAACCAAAAATTCAGGTCTAAAAAACCAAGGTAAATATCCTTGTGTTTCTCAAGGAAATAAATTAATTGATGGATATCTCGATAATGATGAATGTTTACAAAAACAACATCCAGTTATTATTTTTGGTGACCATACTAGAAATATCAAGTATATAGATTTCGACTATATTGTAGTAGGTGATGGTTTAAAAATAGTAAGATCATTTGTGAATTCAAAGTTTTTATTTTATGCATTAACTCTTTTTGCAAACAAGATAAAAGATCGTGGTTATTCTAGACACTGGAGTTTATTAAATAAATTACTATTCCCCCTTCCACCACTTGAAGAACAACAAAGAATAGTATCTAAACTAGAAAAACTTCTTCCTTTAGTTGATAAATATTCACAGTTATATAATGAATTAAAAGGTTTAGATGATTTAATATCAACTCATCTTAAAAAATCAATTCTTAATTATGCTACTAGCGGAAAACTAACTAATCAGTTAGATACTGATACAGATGTTAATGTTTTATTAGAACAAATAGCAAAACAAAAACAAGAATTAATTGATAAAAAAGAAATTAAAGCTTCTAAAAATAATTACCATATTTATAAACAAGATAATAAATGATATGAGGAAGTAAGTGGTAAGATAACTGATATTACTGATCAAATACCTTATGAGATACCTAAATGTTGAACTTGGGTGAGATTAGAAACTGTTGCTAATTCAATAACTGATGGTGTTCATCAAAAACCTAATTATATTAAAGAAGGAGTTAAATTCATTTCAGTCAAGAATATTAATGATGGTATTCTCGATGACAAATTCAGCAAATATATTTCAGAAAATGAATTTAATTCACTATTTACAGAGCAAAAGATACCTAAAAAGGGTGATATTCTTTATGGAAAATGTGGAACTATAGGTGTTTCAACTATTGTTCATAATAATGAAAAATATGGATTATTCGTTAGTTTAGCATTAATAAAACTAAATAAAGAGTTAATTAGCAACAAATACATTAATTTAGTATTATCATCACCTTTTTTAAGGTTGCAAGGCAAATTATATACAGTAGGTGTAGGAAATAAAACAATTCCTCTTAAAAGTATATCTAAACTTCTACTTCCCCTTCCGCCACTTGAAGAACAACAAAGAATAGTGGATAAATTAAATGAGTTAATACCACTTATCGAAAAGTTAAAATAA
- a CDS encoding thioredoxin family protein: protein MLYESDKEQFETALSKKPELLLEVFYASWCGPCRMYKGSLDELVEKHNVDVYRINIDDNRAYATEAMVASIPYTRVYRDGKLVSTFLGYKPYGELKEILGL, encoded by the coding sequence ATGTTATACGAATCAGATAAAGAACAATTCGAAACAGCTTTAAGCAAAAAACCAGAATTATTACTAGAAGTTTTTTATGCTTCATGATGTGGACCATGTAGAATGTACAAAGGTTCTCTAGATGAACTTGTTGAAAAACACAATGTAGATGTTTACAGAATCAACATCGATGACAACAGAGCATACGCAACAGAAGCAATGGTTGCTTCTATTCCATACACTCGTGTTTACAGAGATGGAAAACTTGTTTCTACATTTTTAGGTTACAAACCATACGGTGAATTAAAAGAAATTCTAGGATTATAA
- a CDS encoding trigger factor-related chaperone translates to MKFETKHIELPKEDWLKAQNDALQFLERNKQQGQKIEQKLIIETAFNNLVEFYRNREMSVNNNTQEDKIYFLPIVSNEKYNIDEVSFDFKTYYQDNLKNFEIDINPNIKFEIPSDFESSVKLFTENFMKSYRFRIPSSKDAVESGDNVEFRIWPVGDETKAEKFTAIANISAENPIEKILVGMKPHETRSVEAYGMKYELELILIFSFQEMPINELNVHLLNIPTIKTLKDVESHIHDVTLEQTVNDSLFSYGEKVMTSILEKNKGKFQLPDDLIQNDLKAFEFSPEFKGDKVQLVSSTIENYFWTILVMKQYNFGINQEDIDSEYQKLSNILPQEEMQKLTGQRLSNIVLFKKLAIRYLEKYQTEDFNKYEKYFKSYLTNE, encoded by the coding sequence ATGAAATTCGAAACAAAACACATAGAATTACCAAAAGAAGATTGACTAAAAGCACAAAACGATGCTTTACAATTCCTAGAAAGAAATAAACAACAAGGGCAAAAAATCGAACAAAAACTTATTATTGAAACAGCATTTAATAATCTAGTTGAGTTTTACAGAAATAGAGAAATGTCTGTAAATAATAATACACAAGAAGACAAAATTTATTTCTTACCGATTGTTTCAAATGAAAAATACAATATTGATGAAGTAAGCTTTGATTTTAAAACATATTATCAAGATAATTTAAAAAACTTTGAAATTGACATTAATCCAAATATTAAATTTGAAATTCCTTCTGATTTTGAATCAAGTGTTAAATTATTTACTGAAAACTTTATGAAAAGTTATAGATTTAGAATACCAAGCAGTAAAGATGCAGTTGAAAGTGGAGATAATGTAGAATTTAGAATATGACCAGTTGGCGATGAAACAAAAGCTGAAAAATTTACAGCTATTGCAAATATTTCAGCAGAAAATCCTATCGAAAAAATTCTTGTAGGTATGAAACCGCACGAGACAAGAAGTGTAGAAGCTTATGGTATGAAATATGAATTGGAATTAATATTAATTTTTTCATTCCAAGAGATGCCCATTAACGAGCTAAATGTTCATTTATTAAATATACCTACAATTAAAACTCTTAAAGATGTAGAATCACATATTCATGATGTAACATTAGAACAAACTGTAAATGATTCTTTATTCTCTTATGGAGAAAAAGTTATGACTTCAATATTAGAAAAGAATAAAGGCAAATTTCAATTACCAGATGATTTAATTCAAAATGATTTGAAAGCATTTGAATTTTCTCCTGAATTCAAGGGGGATAAAGTACAATTAGTTTCTTCAACTATTGAAAATTACTTCTGAACAATTCTTGTTATGAAACAATACAATTTTGGAATTAACCAAGAAGATATTGATTCAGAATATCAAAAATTATCAAATATCTTACCGCAAGAAGAAATGCAAAAACTTACTGGTCAAAGACTTTCAAATATTGTTCTATTTAAGAAACTTGCTATTAGATATTTAGAAAAATATCAAACTGAAGACTTCAACAAATATGAAAAATATTTCAAAAGTTATCTAACAAACGAATAG
- a CDS encoding PDDEXK family nuclease, with protein sequence MIKSNDKDLLIEIEKLELRYLNKYYYFLKFVQDEMFIGFKTKEKIRDDWFGLYGSEDGKGISDFAVGAERIVYSLMNSKAIGQPNSAPVGSDMFFEVEDAFIHIDMKTVQTHNLNDFRSSIFIGKNQNSYKGFINIKNGFEKREYVPALPTFYNKGKNEEKICLSYFLTILYDRDNLDILVITLISMPNGELESYYKERVLCPGKNPDKARLNLANVNKFELLEGEPSRIKVIYFNEKMDNKLKLQLALYYNIYKNQIN encoded by the coding sequence ATGATAAAAAGTAACGATAAAGACTTATTAATAGAAATAGAAAAACTAGAACTAAGATATTTAAATAAATATTATTATTTCCTAAAATTTGTACAAGATGAAATGTTTATAGGATTTAAAACAAAAGAAAAGATACGAGACGATTGATTTGGATTATATGGTTCAGAAGACGGAAAAGGAATTAGCGACTTTGCAGTAGGTGCAGAAAGAATTGTTTATTCACTTATGAATAGCAAGGCTATTGGACAGCCTAATTCAGCACCTGTTGGTTCTGATATGTTTTTTGAAGTAGAAGACGCTTTTATTCATATCGATATGAAAACTGTACAAACACATAATTTAAACGATTTTCGTTCAAGTATATTTATAGGTAAGAATCAAAATTCTTATAAAGGTTTTATAAATATAAAGAATGGATTTGAAAAACGAGAATATGTACCAGCTTTACCTACATTTTATAATAAAGGGAAAAACGAAGAAAAAATTTGCTTATCATATTTCCTAACAATACTATATGATAGAGATAATTTGGATATTTTAGTAATCACATTAATCAGTATGCCCAACGGAGAATTAGAATCATACTATAAAGAAAGAGTTTTATGTCCAGGAAAAAACCCAGATAAAGCTAGACTTAATCTTGCTAATGTGAATAAGTTTGAGCTTTTAGAAGGTGAACCATCAAGAATTAAAGTTATTTATTTTAATGAAAAAATGGATAATAAACTTAAGTTACAATTAGCTCTTTATTATAATATTTACAAAAATCAAATTAATTAA
- a CDS encoding DNA cytosine methyltransferase, whose product MNKNKYKTISLFSGAGGMDLGFINSGFEIVWANDFNLDAVETYKYNISDHIVLGDITKIPSDKIAENIDDIDLVLGGFPCQGFSIANSKRNMSDSRNFLYLEMLRVIKDKQPKFFVAENVKGLTNICSGNVFKMIISDFEKLGYKVDWKLLNAADYGVPQQRERVIIIGNRLGLKNPFPEQTHADLYPGENNYDILDAKYTNSNLLPYTTVEETIGFLKDIPIANHYIDQVVKLDNRTTIHNHIANTSVKDKFMGRKHEINQADICDYLRYWRDKSGWKTSEVDKHFGYKHTAGHWFRKDNNSGSIPKPSDWWELKKIFGFDNKYDKQVTEFVEKPIRFEQSLRITNWNRPSDTITATSPEIHINKERRLSARECALIQTFPLDFIFKGNLSSQYRQIGNAVPVILAQKVAGGIKEILDEYYDKK is encoded by the coding sequence ATGAATAAAAATAAATACAAAACAATTTCTTTATTTTCTGGTGCAGGGGGAATGGATTTAGGTTTTATAAATTCAGGATTTGAAATTGTGTGAGCAAATGATTTTAATTTGGATGCTGTAGAAACATATAAATATAATATTAGTGACCATATTGTCCTTGGAGATATAACGAAAATTCCGAGCGATAAGATTGCAGAGAATATAGATGACATAGATCTTGTTTTAGGTGGCTTCCCTTGTCAAGGTTTTTCAATCGCTAATTCAAAGAGGAACATGAGTGATTCAAGAAATTTCTTATATTTGGAAATGCTTCGAGTTATCAAGGATAAACAACCGAAGTTTTTTGTTGCCGAAAATGTTAAAGGGCTCACTAATATTTGTTCTGGTAATGTATTTAAAATGATAATATCGGATTTTGAAAAACTAGGTTATAAAGTTGATTGGAAATTGTTGAATGCTGCTGATTATGGTGTGCCACAACAACGTGAAAGAGTAATTATCATTGGAAATAGACTAGGATTGAAAAATCCTTTCCCAGAGCAAACACATGCAGATCTATATCCTGGCGAAAATAATTATGATATCTTAGATGCAAAATACACAAATTCTAATCTGTTACCATATACAACAGTTGAAGAAACTATCGGATTTCTTAAGGATATTCCAATAGCAAATCATTATATTGATCAGGTTGTAAAATTAGATAATCGTACTACAATTCACAATCATATAGCTAATACAAGTGTAAAAGACAAATTCATGGGAAGAAAGCATGAAATAAATCAGGCAGATATATGCGATTACTTGAGATATTGACGCGATAAATCTGGATGAAAAACTTCTGAAGTTGATAAGCATTTTGGGTATAAACACACTGCAGGACATTGATTCAGAAAAGATAATAACTCTGGTTCTATACCTAAACCATCAGATTGATGAGAATTAAAGAAAATTTTTGGCTTTGATAATAAATACGATAAGCAAGTTACTGAATTTGTTGAAAAACCTATTCGTTTTGAACAGTCCTTAAGAATAACTAATTGAAACAGACCAAGTGACACAATAACAGCAACAAGTCCAGAAATACATATTAATAAAGAACGCAGATTATCAGCTAGAGAATGTGCTTTAATTCAAACATTCCCTTTAGATTTTATTTTCAAGGGTAATTTATCTTCTCAATATAGACAAATAGGTAATGCGGTTCCCGTTATTTTAGCTCAAAAAGTGGCTGGCGGAATAAAAGAAATATTGGATGAATACTATGATAAAAAGTAA